In one window of Flavobacterium ginsengisoli DNA:
- a CDS encoding DUF6428 family protein translates to MKLSEVKQILPTLDNVEFQLENGTFVPEHFHVTEVGVVTKNFIDCGGVIRNEKAVNFQLWDANDFEHRLKPNKLLNIIQLSEDKLNIEDLEIEVEYQSNTIGKYDLEFNGKTFILKNKTTACLAQDACGIPTEKQKINLTQLTNDSASCCTPNSGCR, encoded by the coding sequence ATGAAATTATCAGAAGTAAAACAGATTTTGCCAACATTAGATAATGTGGAATTTCAATTAGAAAACGGAACTTTTGTACCAGAACATTTTCATGTAACAGAAGTTGGAGTAGTTACCAAAAATTTTATTGATTGCGGCGGAGTAATCAGAAATGAAAAAGCAGTAAACTTTCAGCTTTGGGATGCCAACGATTTTGAACATCGTTTAAAACCTAATAAACTATTGAACATCATTCAGCTGTCTGAAGATAAACTAAACATCGAAGACTTAGAAATTGAAGTGGAATATCAAAGCAATACAATTGGCAAATATGATTTAGAGTTTAATGGAAAAACGTTTATTCTAAAAAATAAAACAACGGCTTGTTTGGCACAAGATGCTTGCGGAATTCCAACAGAAAAACAGAAGATCAATCTTACTCAATTAACTAATGACTCTGCTTCTTGCTGTACTCCAAATTCAGGATGTCGCTAA
- a CDS encoding ArsR/SmtB family transcription factor — protein MGATKTEHFTDAQNQIATIAKALGHPARIAIIEYLLKVNECICGDIVNELPLAQPTVSQHLKELKNAGIIKGNISGNAICYCIDEKTIDILNSYFLNITQTISKSKCC, from the coding sequence ATGGGAGCAACTAAGACTGAACATTTTACAGACGCACAAAATCAAATTGCTACAATTGCCAAAGCACTAGGGCATCCTGCAAGAATTGCTATAATCGAATATTTACTAAAAGTGAATGAATGTATTTGTGGCGATATTGTAAACGAACTGCCTCTTGCCCAGCCTACAGTTTCTCAGCATTTAAAAGAATTAAAAAATGCTGGCATTATAAAAGGAAATATTTCTGGAAATGCTATTTGCTATTGTATTGACGAAAAAACAATCGACATTTTAAACTCCTATTTTTTAAACATCACACAAACTATCTCAAAATCAAAATGTTGCTAA
- a CDS encoding DUF1254 domain-containing protein, giving the protein MKNYKLLSGLFLVAISLLTSSCKQNNGKSETDSSTLKDSTAVTSDSVAQKNSVPVTAANFNRAETDLYFTTSVKDAGGIGNIHHYRTLMPIDKQAVIRANRDVLYSSGVYDLDAGPITVTLPDPGKRFMSMQTIDEDQYSETYYAPGTFTFTKEKIGTRYLMLGIRTFIDPNDPNDLPKVTALQDAIKISQKDKGTFSVPNWDLVSQKKVRDSLIGVSKKLTDTKGMFGLKGKIDETRHLLGSATGWGGNPEKDALYLSVYPKKNDGKTVYKLKVKNVPVDGFWSISVYNKEGYFEKNDLNMYTLNNITAKKDADGSITIQFGGCDGKTPNCIPVTAGWNYWVRLYRPHKEILNGTWKFPEAVEVK; this is encoded by the coding sequence ATGAAAAATTACAAATTATTATCAGGTCTATTTTTAGTTGCTATATCGTTACTGACTTCTTCCTGCAAACAGAATAACGGCAAATCAGAAACAGATTCCTCTACATTAAAAGATTCTACTGCTGTGACTTCTGATTCGGTCGCACAAAAAAATAGTGTTCCAGTTACTGCCGCAAATTTTAACCGCGCAGAAACAGATCTTTACTTTACGACTTCGGTTAAAGATGCTGGTGGTATTGGTAATATACATCATTATAGAACTTTAATGCCAATTGACAAACAAGCTGTAATTCGTGCTAACCGAGATGTACTGTATTCTTCTGGAGTTTATGATCTCGATGCTGGACCAATAACTGTTACACTGCCAGATCCTGGAAAACGTTTTATGTCTATGCAGACTATCGACGAAGATCAATATTCTGAAACGTATTACGCTCCCGGAACTTTTACCTTCACAAAGGAAAAAATCGGGACACGTTATTTGATGTTAGGAATAAGAACTTTTATTGATCCTAACGATCCGAATGATTTACCGAAAGTTACAGCATTGCAAGATGCAATTAAAATTAGCCAAAAAGATAAAGGAACTTTTTCGGTTCCAAATTGGGACCTTGTGAGTCAAAAGAAAGTTAGAGATTCTTTAATTGGCGTTTCTAAAAAATTAACTGATACAAAAGGAATGTTTGGCTTAAAAGGTAAAATTGATGAAACACGCCATTTATTAGGAAGCGCAACAGGATGGGGCGGAAATCCAGAAAAAGATGCACTTTATCTTTCTGTTTATCCTAAAAAAAATGATGGAAAAACGGTCTATAAACTTAAAGTTAAAAATGTTCCTGTTGATGGATTTTGGTCTATAAGTGTATACAATAAAGAAGGTTATTTTGAGAAAAACGATCTCAATATGTATACCTTAAATAATATTACAGCAAAAAAAGATGCTGACGGATCGATCACTATTCAATTTGGAGGTTGTGACGGAAAAACACCAAATTGTATTCCGGTTACTGCAGGTTGGAATTATTGGGTTAGACTTTATCGTCCGCACAAAGAAATACTTAATGGCACATGGAAATTTCCTGAAGCTGTTGAAGTTAAATAA
- a CDS encoding arsenate reductase ArsC, translated as MKKKILILCTGNSCRSQIAEGYMKLFAGNKAEVYSAGVETHGVNPKAILIMKEDGIDISNHTSNHIDEYVHIDFDFVITVCDNAKERCPFFPTKAIKFHYNFPDPAKATGTDSEIMEQFRTVREQIKEYCRNFVAENLN; from the coding sequence ATGAAAAAGAAAATATTAATACTTTGCACCGGCAATAGCTGTAGAAGTCAGATTGCCGAAGGCTACATGAAGCTTTTTGCTGGAAATAAAGCTGAGGTTTACAGCGCTGGTGTAGAAACTCATGGCGTTAATCCAAAAGCTATTTTGATAATGAAAGAGGACGGAATAGACATTTCAAATCACACATCAAATCATATTGATGAATATGTTCATATCGATTTTGATTTTGTGATTACGGTCTGTGATAATGCTAAAGAGCGATGTCCGTTTTTCCCAACAAAGGCAATCAAATTTCATTATAATTTTCCAGATCCAGCAAAAGCGACTGGAACGGATTCTGAAATCATGGAACAGTTTAGAACTGTGCGAGAACAGATAAAAGAGTATTGCAGAAATTTTGTTGCAGAAAATTTAAATTAA